In Sesamum indicum cultivar Zhongzhi No. 13 unplaced genomic scaffold, S_indicum_v1.0 scaffold00155, whole genome shotgun sequence, the DNA window CCTAAGAATTATTCATGAGTTCTAGGGATTTTTGTTCTTAGGTGAAAAATTATGCACGAAATTGtcattatttctataaaagaaaatagtataTAGATACAAAATTAGATGATATTTGGATTGTAAACATGTACTAAACGCTTTCTTTCAAAGGAGAAACATGGAGAAATACTGCTTGATACAGCAGAATCATTTATTCAGCCGGACGATGATGACGCTGCGTCCTAAGGCAAGAAATTCCTAGTCTACTATCGCTATGTATGTACAGATTCTGTATTCGTTTGCGGTTGTAATATTCGtgcaataatttcaaaagaaaaaagaagcaaagaTTTTGATACATACTGATGAGAGATCAAGTTGAATCCCGGTTGCAGAGGTTGTAACCGGACATGAGGGAGCTGCAGGCGAAGGCGATGAAAGCTAGGAACGATATAGCGATTGATGCACTGGCCATCAATGTAAACTCATCCCCGCCCCAGTTTGAAATCCAGTCGTCTACCCTGGTAGCTGCTGAAGATGATGCTGACATCAGAAGGTACGCTAGTATCTGCTTGACACACGAAAAGAGCAAGTTTCTCTTAGCATAAAGAACAACTTTATTCGTATCATTCGACACtagactaaaataatttaatgatatgCAGATAAACAAGTGCTGGTAACTTGGTAAAGTGACCAGTGCTGCTGCCTATACTCATTGTATTGATGGAAGCACCAGCTACTAAGATCAACATCGGCTACAGGGTAAAATGGTCCATTAGATACATAACGCCGTTTCGGGGCTTTCCTCACTATAAATACGTCTAGGATAGGTCATTTTTGGCAAATTCTACAGGAATATTCTCATCACTGTTTGCGACTCACTTGTATGCATCATTTGTATTGTAGGTCACCTATGTACATCCCTGGCCACTCACCCAAGTGGAACAACATCACCAGCCAAACCGTACTTCTCGAGATGAACAAGACCGTCGTATTTATAAAAAGGGTAATTATACTAACACTCCATGAAGTTCGGATATTGCAAAAGACCTTTAAAGATCAAAAAGTTACCGTGTATCTGCTATAATAAGTTTTACGTTACACATTCCCTGATGAACTCAAATGGTCAGAGGGagaatttgtaatataaaacGTGATCGCAGCTGGTGCAGTATAACAATGACTGTCGATAATAGTTGTGTGGGAAGTGGCTTAAAAGGCAGAACAGTTCTTTCTTGTTCCCCCAGTGTTATTGCCAGTCGGAAAAATAACTGGGCTATAGTAGGGCTAAGGACCCCATAATGGCAGTACATACATATTCAAACATATATGTCTGCTAAATATTACTTGCCTGATCCATTGTGAAATCAAAATGGTAACGAAGATGGTGAGTGAAGACGTGCTTCCCCGTGCCCAAATGGTATGCGAGATCAAATGCTTGAAAACTGGAATACGTGAATCCAATAACATTTACAGCTAGACAATATCTGCGTAACAAAACAACATATGTACAAGCATCATCAGGTTTGTCAAGACATTGTTACAAGCAAAACGCATCAACGAACATCATATGTTGTAAGTTTTTAGCGTCATAGCTCTGtattttcaaccaaaaaaaaaaaagcaacataTAATTTGTCATCTGGAAAAGCAATATATTTCCCTCGGATTTGATTAGCAATAGAATAGAGAGAACTCATTTAACTCATTGGCACACTGCTGAATCCATATAGTAATATAACCAGAAGGCCCTCAACATCGAGACATCAATATTCAGATAAAAACGAACTTCTTGAAGAACTAATGTTATGGTATCTgatcaaacaaataatacgGAAATTCTAGAACTATTGATAGCTAGCTAAACCATGACCACTGTTATCAAAACCATAAACACAGCCAAATGCATGCACTCAACGTATCGCCTATCACAAGCTGGATTCATTTTGGCTGTCCTCAATGCCTGTATCACTATACACTTCATAGGAACACCATATCTGCGGAGCATAGCAGCCAAGGTTTTGCATTATTCAAGGGTGATTAAAGGTTCTTTAGGTATTCAGCTGGGAATGCTACGGTTCACATGAGTTCGGTGACGTAACTATACTAGACCAAACATTTTAGTTAACAAAAATCTTGTCCCAACAAAGTGAACTGACTCTATCAAATGAGGAATCGAGGTGTAAGCAAATTAAGTCAAGGTGAATAAGTTAGTGTTAGTCtgatttgaatttcttgtcaAGCTTAAAATTGTGTGTAAAGTTAGtttcattattaaaagaattggGCTCAAACTAGTATTAATCCAGCAGAACACAGGAAAATTCTATGATCCAATCACAAGACATGCGTCCTATCTACAGTTTAAGGAGAGCAACCAATCACAAATAAGAATAACCGCACTTGCAATGTGATTAGTTCGGTCCGGCCAAGCCAAACATGGCTCGAATAAGAACTTTTCACCGAACACTGTTAGAAAACTTTGGTACTCCTGTGCAAgttttatcaacttttttacTGATCTAACTTGAGTTTTAGCCGAActtcaaatcaatcaaacAGGAAAAGCTTATTCAAACTTAGTTTTTAATGATTAACGAACAGAGCTCAAACGGAATCTTACCGAGCCAAACAGTGGCGCACACTTGTTATTCAAACAGGAACTTCAATTATGTGATTTAGGAACAGAAACATTGTAAACAATTAATGATATACATATGAAAGAATGCAAGAATTTTGATGTAAAAAGCAAAAGTAAAGAATTGTTACCGGTACTCTACATATCGATCGAAGGAATCGCCGCTCCATCCTTGAGTCTTATCAGCAGCCATGactgaaaatgaaatcaaacaagCAATCACCTCAAACACTCTAAACGCCAATGCCACCTTCTTGACAGCCACATCCCTCTCCGACCTCTTCAAGATCGACGCTACCGCCGCCCTTGACCGCGTCTCTCCGCCCACCTCATTCTCACGGCGGCCGCCTCCATACCCCTCCTCCAAACCCCGACCGTCACCACCAACCGGCCCCACCTTCTTCACGTCTGGAGGCTGCTCCTCCCTCACGAATTTGTTAAGTCCGACAACCACCGGAGACGTCCCCTTCTCCGGAACATCAAGATTCTCGGCCACAGGCTTCTCCGCTGGAATGCCTTCTCTCCGACCATCCTTCCCCCCTTCTGCCGGGAAACTCGTCGGCAAATCAAGATTCTCCGAAGTGGGCTTCTCCGAATGGGGCCACGGGCGCCGCCCCTTTCCCCCGGCAGCCAGAGAACCCGCCGGAACACTGGACTTCCCGGGGGACGGCACGGGAGAGTAGTACTTATCGACCACGACAAGGGACCTGCTGTTCTTGCTGCCGGAATCATCGTTTTCCGGAAGAAAAGAAGGGTCGTCGGAGCGCAGCGGCGACTCGGATCGCAGAGGGGAGTGCCAAGAATCGACCTGGCTGGTGGTTGACTCGGTATCCGACATTGATATGTGGCTGTTGCTGTTTCTTCGGAGGCTTCTTTTACTATGATTGCTGGGGTCTGCACCttccattttcaaattttccgAAGCAAAAACCTCTGATTTTGCGATATTTGAGGCGGTGCTGAAGTTCAAGAAAAGGGAGTGAAAGAAGTAAAGAAGAAAGGACAGAGAAAAGGTTTCAAATTGGGAAGAATAAAACGCTGTGAACGCGTCTGGGTTTATGTTTCTACATGTCCGTTGAGGTTTCTATTGTGCGCTACCATGAGCATGGTAAGGATTGTGGACATCCAGTGGTTTAAGTTAAAGTAGCAGGTTTTGTTGACGTGGCAGGTTTTGGTTGGGTTCTTGGGGAGTGTGGACGGTGTAGAGAAGTAAGTTATGTTGGATTCTCTGAGAATACTCCGGGGACAGTGATAATTCTTTACGTGATAGAGATGGCTGCAGAGGAACGACGTCGTAAACATTTTTACTGCCCATaacaatttcaagaattattattatttagggCCTTTCCATCgaagtttttttaaataaaatgtctaattctaaaattcctgatatttaataattaaaactatttaCGTATGATATTTCATTATATTACcatttattgattattttatatttcaactcaagaatttctaaaaataatttcaaaatatcagAATATATACGTCTAacaaattatgattattgagttcattttaatatataaacaatcagtAGTCGGTTAAATTATGATGACTTTTGAAAATCgggtaaaataatttttaacatatatttacatttttcatgTTGATTTGacattttactaaataatGTATAGCTATGCTTTTTTCTAGTAATCAATTAACTCAAATTCCATGAATGAAGAATGTTTGATGTAAATATTTCAGGGAAAAAGCTGATAGTGATCCTTAATTCCACCCTAtctttttagataaataaaatggtTTAATACTCAACTTTAAATCCCTTTCATCCAActcaaagtatattttaaattaatttgtgatgGTTGATTTATGGACAAACGTATAAACCCTTTTGGGCAGCCAAAAAGTGAAATAACAAGTGGGGCTTTAACAATATATAGTTCAAAGTGATGAGAAGaatatcaacttttttttatctctttttcttccttctttaCCACAAGACTTGTTTTCTTGGATATGtccctttcttcttctcatcaacttcctcattttcttctttagggtTGTTCTTGAAATTTCCCTATTAcgattaaattatattcacaTTCCTCGATGTTAGGTcaatttacacaaatattttataatttttaaaaaattacagttatattatttgatattgtagttgtaattacaagcACATCATATTTTCACTTAAGAAGTTTTGCACAAATATTCCTGAGTGTATTGCGTTAACTGACTAACCCCCTCAAGgggtgtacttataattttataaaggaCAAGGAGTGATTTGTGAATTAGATCTAATCTTAAAAGGTgtggatgtaatttaccctttttataatttttttaattaatttgagcTTGActcgttaatttttttatttttagttgtagaactaattatatttgttatggtgaatgaaaatatgttgAAGGGTGTGAAAGTAATTTTGTTCCAGAATTAGGTTGAAGGAGAGCCACACGATCATATCAAAGTTCGAACTACTAATTTATCACTGAAGGAATACACACTTGTTAatacaaacatataaataacCAAAAAGGATACTCGAATAATATATTCTCGAGggtaaaattacattgatatttttaacattttaatttatctaaacacgtttaaaagcttatttttaatgaaagaaTAAAGACGCTATAAACTCCTAAAAGTGGAGTTTGATTCggttaagatattttttttgtggattttgttttccattcacaagcaaaatgcaaattatGTCAATCATAACTCATTCAGCATTTCGTTATtcagattatttttaaatgggtaaagacatatataattatcgaAAATCGATAATcaatatgactaaaaataaataaataaattacaacaactaatgacaatttatattaaaatgacAATTTATATGACAATAGCAGAAGACTAATTAACAAGATCAgatcacataaaaataaacacaatTCTTTGTATTGTCATGGAAGATTTCccttatttttccttttcattttctttccttcaaTAATAATTCTGAAATGGCCTGTTTGGTAATCCAGGTGGAGGAAGTTCAAGAATCAAGGCTAAAACTACAAGTAACAAGACACAACAATGTACAATTCTACAACGACTTTATACAGCCCTGCATCTGAACACAACATTGGTCAGCACCTCCCCATATTTCATGGCTACTACTTTGGATCAATCAAGCTAAACACATTTCTTCACAGTtccaacacaaaaaaaaaatgctatgCCTTCGGCCCTGAGAAAACAAGATTCAAATTACCTTCTCGGATCCCAGGTTGTTTAGAGTCAGAGACCACAAAAAATAGCTCAGGTTTGCGGTGGCAAAGACTCTTGGACCACCACTTGAACAGTCTCCATATCATTTGCCATCGGCCCTCTACTTGCAGCCGTTTCTGCACTACCCATTTCGCTGCTGGACCCAGCACTCAACGTGTGAACCGGCCAGAGCAAGCCCTGCAATCTCAACAGTTAGCTCTGACTGGGAGGCTGGTTTCTGATATAACGACCTGTTGTTGTAACAACATTGGTAGACCGCTCGGAATCTGCACGGATAGTAGATAACGCGCTTAGATCAAGGTTTGGAAAGACAGAGCATCGGCATCTAGGACATTTGACGTTTAACCGAAGCCATTCGTCGATGCATTCCACATGGAAATTGTGGGCACAAGGAAGACCGCGGACCTGCATGATGTTTAGTGAGAAGTTGTAAATCACACAAGGAGCATTTGATCCTAGAGTGTCATTAGCTTCAAACTTCAATCATAACATTTCAGAactatcaaattaaataaaacgaGAGTGACAATTGCTAAATTACCCAGGCTTCAGTTGGTTCAATGAGAGGAAAGAGGAAGGGTGAGTGAGTGAGATGGGGAAGAATATAATACTTTATCTTTAAAGTATTTCGCGTGATCCAAAAGGAAGTAAAttcaaaatactattttatttggCATGGTGAGAATAAAAGTGAATATAGACCATTAGTTTTTTGGAGTTTTACCAATTAGTTATTTTCCCtattgtgttttaaaaatgaacaaattactgctagaagaatttcaattttcccCTAAGTTGATAGgttaaacttgaaaaattgCTTAGCTAAGAAAATAGAAGACACATGCAAAATTGTTTTAtagataataagaaaaataatagaactTCTAACA includes these proteins:
- the LOC105179415 gene encoding CASP-like protein 4A3, with protein sequence MEGADPSNHSKRSLRRNSNSHISMSDTESTTSQVDSWHSPLRSESPLRSDDPSFLPENDDSGSKNSRSLVVVDKYYSPVPSPGKSSVPAGSLAAGGKGRRPWPHSEKPTSENLDLPTSFPAEGGKDGRREGIPAEKPVAENLDVPEKGTSPVVVGLNKFVREEQPPDVKKVGPVGGDGRGLEEGYGGGRRENEVGGETRSRAAVASILKRSERDVAVKKVALAFRVFEVIACLISFSVMAADKTQGWSGDSFDRYVEYRYCLAVNVIGFTYSSFQAFDLAYHLGTGKHVFTHHLRYHFDFTMDQILAYLLMSASSSAATRVDDWISNWGGDEFTLMASASIAISFLAFIAFACSSLMSGYNLCNRDST